In Scatophagus argus isolate fScaArg1 chromosome 3, fScaArg1.pri, whole genome shotgun sequence, one genomic interval encodes:
- the LOC124057115 gene encoding zinc finger BED domain-containing protein 4-like: protein MDMPELKLKQDCVTRWNSTFHMKKQILESKDAVISTLAVINAPVNPLSQEEWDILQEACTVLEPFEEVTVEISADSYVTASKMLILCRGLQRVTAQNQTSVTTANVKELVDALCASMDRKFHRMEYNTVLSETTILDPRFKKLAFNDTKAVDEAIQRITAAAARFSQPTPLPGGQEGAEDEQEGPQASAVWRFFEERPSEDTTRRKPSANAVLEVRSYLEEPLFQTSADPLSWWENKASFYPRLAHVMTRRLCIVATSVPSERIFSKTGQIMTDRRSRISPSKLRHLVFLNANLH, encoded by the exons ATGGACATGCCTGAGCTGAAGCTCAAACAAGATTGTGTGACAAGGTGGAACTCCACCTTTCATATGAAAAAACAGATTCTGGAGTCCAAGGATGCAGTCATCTCTACCCTGGCTGTTATCAATGCACCAGTCAATCCTCTGAGCCAAGAGGAATGGGACATACTGCAGGAGGCATGCACTGTTCTGGAGCCATTTGAGGAGGTTACTGTGGAGATCAGTGCAGACAG CTATGTTACAGCCTCCAAAATGTTAATCCTGTGCAGGGGTCTGCAGAGAGTGACAGCTCAGAACCAGACCAGCGTAACCACAGCAAATGTGAAAGAGCTAGTGGATGCTCTCTGTGCATCCATGGACAGAAAGTTCCATAGAATGGAATATAACACTGTTCTGTCAGAAACCACCATTCTGGATCCGAGATTCAAGAAGCTGGCCTTTAATGACACTAAAGCAGTTGATGAAGCTATTCAGAGAataactgcagcagcagcaaggttCAGCCAGCCAACTCCACTTCCAGGGGGCCAAGAGGGAGCAGAGGATGAGCAAGAGGGGCCACAAGCATCTGCTGTTTGGAGGTTCTTTGAAGAAAGACCAAGTGAAGACACTACAAGAAGGAAGCCTTCAGCAAATGCAGTACTGGAAGTGAGATCCTACCTTGAGGAGCCCCTTTTCCAGACAAGTGCAGATCCACTAAGCTGGTGGGAAAACAAGGCTTCATTTTACCCACGCCTCGCACATGTGATGACACGGAGACTGTGCATTGTTGCAACGTCAGTCCCCTCCGAAAGAATCTTCTCTAAAACAGGGCAGATCATGACCGACAGAAGAAGCCGAATCAGTCCCTCAAAGCTGAGGCACTTGGTGTTTCTGAATGCCAATCTTCATTAG